Proteins found in one Kineosporia corallincola genomic segment:
- a CDS encoding Lrp/AsnC family transcriptional regulator yields the protein MDALDRKILAELQVDGRLSVTDLAARVGLTVSPAHRRVRDLEAAGAIVGYRAVVDPKVLGLGFEALVFVTMKQEDRATLLAFEESVTAIPNVLLAQRLFGDPDYLLRVRTTDLDAYARLEDDVLSALPGVQRLNSTLVMKSFVHDRPYPTDRG from the coding sequence GTGGATGCTCTGGACCGGAAGATTCTTGCTGAGCTACAGGTGGACGGCCGACTCAGCGTCACGGATCTGGCGGCGCGGGTGGGCCTGACGGTCTCGCCGGCCCATCGCCGGGTGCGCGATCTGGAGGCGGCCGGGGCGATCGTGGGGTACCGGGCGGTGGTCGATCCGAAGGTGCTCGGGCTGGGGTTCGAGGCGCTGGTGTTCGTCACCATGAAGCAGGAGGACCGGGCCACCCTGCTGGCGTTCGAGGAGTCCGTCACCGCGATCCCGAACGTGCTGCTGGCCCAGCGTCTGTTCGGCGACCCGGACTATCTGCTGCGGGTGCGCACCACCGACCTGGACGCCTACGCCCGGCTGGAGGACGACGTGCTGTCCGCGCTGCCGGGCGTGCAGCGGCTGAACTCGACGCTGGTGATGAAGAGCTTCGTGCACGACCGGCCCTACCCCACCGACCGGGGGTGA